From one Rhodovulum sp. ES.010 genomic stretch:
- the xylB gene encoding xylulokinase gives MLYLGLDLGTSALKALAIDEDQAVIATAEAAMAAHHPRRGWSEQDPADWIAAAEAVLDGLKANLGDRMGEVRGIGLAGQMHGATLLGADDAVLAPCILWNDARSAAQAARLDADPEFRAISGNIVFPGFTAPKLAWLHDTDPALFGRVAKVLLPKDYLRLWLTGEHVSEMSDAAGTAWLDTGARNWSDRLLDATRMDRAQMPRLVEGSAASGGLRAEIASRWGLRPGTVVAGGAGDNAASGVGLGTVAAAEGFVSLGTSGVLFAACDAYAPRPETAVHTFCHALPGMWHQMGVMLSAASALAWFGGIVGEDPARLVGELGTRLLRPTPVTFLPYLSGERTPHNDPRLRAGFHGLAAGTTRAEMTRAVLEGVAYALKENLDALGAAGTRPEALMAVGGGARSDLWLAMIATVLDVPVDRPAAGAHGAALGAARLGLMAAEGTAAQDVATRPQVARRFAPDPDLATAYRDAFDRFRRTRAAGAHHAL, from the coding sequence ATGCTCTATCTCGGGCTCGACCTGGGCACCTCCGCTCTGAAGGCGCTGGCGATCGACGAGGACCAGGCGGTGATCGCCACCGCCGAGGCCGCGATGGCCGCGCATCATCCCCGCCGCGGCTGGTCGGAGCAGGACCCCGCCGACTGGATCGCCGCCGCCGAGGCGGTGCTGGACGGGCTCAAGGCCAATCTGGGCGACCGGATGGGCGAGGTGCGCGGGATCGGGCTGGCGGGCCAGATGCACGGCGCGACGCTTCTGGGCGCCGATGACGCCGTGTTGGCGCCCTGCATCCTGTGGAACGACGCGCGCAGCGCCGCGCAGGCCGCGCGGCTGGACGCGGACCCGGAATTCCGCGCGATCTCGGGCAATATCGTCTTTCCCGGCTTCACCGCGCCCAAGCTGGCCTGGCTGCACGACACCGATCCGGCCCTGTTCGGGCGCGTCGCCAAGGTACTGCTTCCCAAGGATTACCTCCGGCTCTGGCTGACGGGCGAGCATGTCTCGGAGATGTCGGACGCCGCCGGGACGGCCTGGCTCGACACCGGGGCGCGCAACTGGTCCGACCGGCTGCTGGACGCCACGCGCATGGACCGCGCGCAGATGCCCCGGCTGGTCGAGGGATCGGCCGCCTCGGGCGGGCTGCGCGCCGAAATCGCATCGCGCTGGGGGCTGCGGCCCGGCACCGTCGTCGCAGGCGGCGCGGGTGACAACGCGGCCTCGGGCGTCGGGCTGGGCACCGTGGCGGCGGCCGAGGGCTTCGTCTCGCTCGGCACCTCCGGGGTATTGTTCGCGGCCTGCGACGCCTACGCGCCGCGGCCCGAGACGGCCGTGCACACCTTCTGCCACGCGCTACCGGGGATGTGGCACCAGATGGGGGTGATGCTGTCGGCGGCCTCGGCGCTGGCGTGGTTCGGCGGGATCGTCGGCGAAGACCCCGCCCGCCTGGTGGGCGAGCTGGGCACGCGGCTTCTCCGGCCCACGCCGGTCACGTTCCTGCCCTATCTCTCGGGCGAGCGCACGCCGCATAACGACCCGCGCCTGCGGGCCGGGTTCCACGGGCTGGCGGCGGGAACGACGCGCGCCGAGATGACGCGCGCGGTACTGGAAGGGGTGGCCTACGCGCTGAAGGAAAACCTCGACGCGCTCGGGGCGGCGGGCACGCGGCCCGAGGCACTGATGGCGGTGGGCGGCGGGGCGCGCTCGGACCTTTGGCTCGCCATGATCGCGACGGTCCTCGACGTGCCTGTCGACCGGCCGGCGGCCGGCGCGCATGGCGCGGCCCTCGGCGCAGCACGCCTGGGGCTGATGGCCGCCGAGGGGACGGCGGCACAAGACGTGGCCACACGGCCGCAGGTGGCGCGCCGCTTCGCGCCCGACCCGGACCTCGCCACCGCCTACCGGGACGCCTTCGACAGGTTCCGCCGCACGCGCGCCGCGGGGGCACACCACGCTCTTTGA
- a CDS encoding ABC transporter ATP-binding protein, which produces MAQVTLEGVNKHYGADQALFDISLDIPDGAFAVFVGPSGCGKSTLLRSIAGLEGISSGRIGIGGEDVTAVAPSERDVAMVFQSYALYPHMSVRENMDFGMKVNGFNDGTRKERIAEAARILQLTNYLDRKPGQLSGGQRQRVAIGRAIVKQPKVFLFDEPLSNLDAKLRIQMRVELETLHRELEATMIYVTHDQVEAMTMADVIVVLNGGRIEQVGAPMELYHKPATEFVAGFIGAPSMNFLDVSPAADGVAYGDATLSARPMSAPPARAGIRPEHVGLAEPGDGQIDVAVRVKEALGGESYLYTTTASGDEIVVRADGETPIAPGDRAGLTLPEARLHFFARDGARVEA; this is translated from the coding sequence TTGGCTCAGGTCACCCTGGAGGGGGTCAACAAGCATTACGGCGCCGATCAGGCGCTGTTCGACATCTCGCTCGACATCCCCGACGGGGCGTTCGCGGTGTTCGTGGGGCCCTCGGGCTGCGGGAAGTCGACGCTTCTGCGGTCCATCGCCGGGCTCGAAGGCATCAGCTCGGGACGCATCGGGATCGGCGGCGAGGACGTCACCGCGGTGGCGCCCTCCGAGCGGGACGTCGCGATGGTGTTCCAGTCCTATGCGCTGTACCCGCACATGTCGGTCCGCGAGAACATGGATTTCGGCATGAAGGTCAACGGGTTCAACGATGGCACCCGGAAGGAGCGCATCGCCGAGGCCGCGCGCATCCTGCAACTGACCAACTATCTCGACCGCAAGCCCGGACAGCTGTCGGGCGGCCAGCGGCAGCGGGTCGCCATCGGCCGGGCGATCGTGAAGCAGCCCAAAGTGTTCCTGTTCGACGAGCCGCTGTCGAATCTCGATGCCAAGCTAAGGATCCAGATGCGGGTGGAACTGGAAACCCTGCACCGCGAGCTCGAGGCGACGATGATCTACGTCACCCACGACCAGGTCGAGGCGATGACCATGGCCGACGTGATCGTGGTGCTGAACGGCGGCCGGATCGAACAGGTGGGCGCGCCGATGGAGCTTTACCACAAGCCCGCGACCGAGTTCGTGGCCGGGTTCATCGGCGCGCCGAGCATGAACTTCCTGGACGTGTCGCCCGCCGCAGACGGGGTCGCCTATGGCGATGCGACGCTGAGCGCCCGGCCCATGTCGGCGCCGCCGGCCCGCGCCGGCATCCGGCCCGAACATGTCGGGCTGGCCGAACCCGGCGATGGGCAGATCGACGTCGCGGTGCGGGTCAAGGAGGCGCTGGGCGGCGAGAGCTATCTCTACACCACCACCGCGTCGGGCGACGAGATCGTGGTGCGCGCCGATGGCGAGACGCCGATCGCGCCGGGCGACCGGGCTGGCCTGACCTTGCCCGAGGCGCGGTTGCATTTCTTCGCGCGCGACGGCGCCCGGGTCGAGGCCTGA
- a CDS encoding carbohydrate ABC transporter permease codes for MSSRVPKRTLFSFIGPSILALALVGIGPLIYAVWTSLHFFNLTKLRQVEFIGLENYAHVLTDPIFWDAMGRTFLLLGIALPLQIAFGLGIALLLHQPGIGFLKTLTRLALVLPMATTYAVVGLLGQVMFNIKYGVVNQLMGFLGVEPINWIGDPTNAFIAVVFWDVWQWTPFVALVLLAGLTTVPGEIEEAARLETKSWWKVLRYVQLPFLIPGLVAVLILRTADTLKLFDMVFTMTRGGPGNATEFISILIQRVGFRAFDQGLASAQAVILLVITIVLSQLYIRVFYKEVR; via the coding sequence ATGTCGTCACGCGTCCCGAAACGCACGCTGTTCTCCTTCATCGGCCCGTCGATCCTGGCGCTCGCGCTGGTCGGCATCGGGCCCCTGATCTACGCGGTCTGGACCTCGCTGCATTTCTTCAACCTCACCAAGCTCCGGCAGGTCGAATTCATCGGGCTGGAAAACTACGCCCATGTGCTGACCGACCCGATCTTCTGGGACGCGATGGGGCGGACCTTCCTGCTGTTGGGCATCGCGCTGCCCCTGCAGATCGCTTTCGGCCTGGGCATCGCACTGCTTCTCCACCAGCCCGGCATCGGGTTCCTGAAGACGCTGACGCGGCTGGCCCTCGTCCTGCCCATGGCGACCACCTATGCCGTGGTGGGCCTGCTCGGTCAGGTCATGTTCAACATCAAGTACGGCGTGGTGAACCAGCTCATGGGCTTTCTCGGTGTCGAGCCGATCAACTGGATCGGCGATCCCACCAATGCCTTCATCGCGGTCGTGTTCTGGGATGTCTGGCAATGGACCCCCTTCGTGGCGCTGGTCCTGCTGGCGGGCCTGACCACTGTCCCCGGTGAGATCGAGGAGGCCGCGCGGCTGGAAACCAAGAGCTGGTGGAAGGTGCTGCGCTACGTCCAGCTTCCCTTCCTGATCCCCGGCCTCGTCGCGGTCCTGATCCTGCGCACCGCCGACACGCTGAAGCTCTTCGACATGGTCTTCACCATGACCCGGGGCGGGCCCGGCAACGCGACCGAGTTCATCTCGATCCTGATCCAGCGCGTCGGCTTCCGCGCCTTCGACCAGGGGCTGGCCTCCGCGCAGGCGGTGATCCTGCTCGTCATCACCATCGTCCTCAGCCAGCTCTACATCCGCGTCTTCTACAAGGAGGTGCGCTAG
- a CDS encoding SDR family NAD(P)-dependent oxidoreductase, protein MAGWCDRFSISEQTALVTGASKGIGAEVCAVFAEAGADIVAVARDRDGLAETAARVAAPGRECLTVTADLATVEGCRTAAREALEAKGTIDILVNAAGIARTAPALDLTPEDWDATMAINLRAPFLMAQALAPRMIAQRRGKIIMISSQTGVIALDDHAAYASSKGGLNSLTKSLCAEWARFNVQVNAICPTVVMTPMGREIWGPEEKSGPFIAATPLRRFGEPVEIADAALYLASPASDLVNGHLLMAEGGFTSV, encoded by the coding sequence ATGGCCGGCTGGTGCGACCGCTTTTCCATCTCGGAGCAGACCGCCCTTGTCACCGGCGCCTCCAAGGGCATCGGGGCAGAGGTCTGCGCCGTCTTCGCCGAGGCCGGCGCCGATATCGTGGCGGTGGCCCGTGACCGGGACGGCCTTGCCGAGACCGCAGCGCGGGTCGCCGCCCCGGGCCGCGAGTGTCTGACCGTCACGGCGGACCTCGCCACGGTCGAGGGCTGCCGGACGGCCGCGCGCGAGGCGCTGGAGGCGAAAGGCACCATCGACATCCTGGTGAACGCGGCGGGCATCGCCCGGACGGCCCCGGCGCTCGACCTCACGCCCGAGGACTGGGACGCCACCATGGCGATCAACCTGCGCGCGCCGTTCCTGATGGCGCAGGCGCTGGCCCCCCGCATGATCGCCCAGCGCCGGGGCAAGATCATCATGATCTCGTCGCAGACCGGGGTCATCGCTCTGGACGACCACGCTGCCTATGCCAGTTCCAAGGGCGGCCTGAATTCTCTGACGAAATCGCTCTGCGCCGAATGGGCGCGGTTCAACGTCCAGGTCAACGCGATCTGCCCGACAGTGGTTATGACGCCGATGGGCCGCGAGATCTGGGGGCCAGAGGAAAAGTCCGGCCCGTTCATTGCCGCCACGCCGCTGCGCCGGTTCGGCGAGCCGGTCGAGATCGCCGATGCCGCGCTCTACCTCGCCTCGCCGGCCTCGGACTTGGTGAACGGGCACCTCCTGATGGCCGAGGGCGGGTTCACCAGTGTCTGA
- a CDS encoding carbohydrate ABC transporter permease, which produces MSASAPGQGRGLAVQAALLGLILIFCVFPFYWMVTTSLKTQLIALQEPPAWVFSPTFGNYTEVLFEDGVGRTLINSLIVAVSTTILAVGLGAPAAYALARFEFRGKKDLWFWFITNRMVSPIVLALPFFLIVRHLGLLDTHLVLILIYLTFNLPIVIWICTDQFRAIPYDLDEAAILEGASHWRIFRSICLPLAMPGVAVSAIFSFIFSWNELMYAIVLTRNTAKTAPAMAVSFMEGYNLPYGKIMATSTLIVIPVLIFALIASKQLVRGLTMGAVK; this is translated from the coding sequence ATGTCGGCGAGCGCGCCGGGGCAGGGGCGGGGGCTCGCCGTTCAGGCGGCGCTTCTCGGCCTCATCCTGATCTTCTGTGTCTTTCCGTTCTACTGGATGGTCACCACAAGCCTGAAGACCCAGCTCATTGCGCTGCAGGAACCGCCCGCCTGGGTTTTTTCCCCCACGTTCGGCAACTACACCGAGGTGCTGTTCGAGGACGGGGTGGGGCGCACGCTGATCAACTCGCTGATCGTCGCCGTCTCGACCACCATCCTCGCCGTGGGCCTGGGCGCGCCCGCCGCCTATGCGCTGGCCCGGTTCGAGTTCCGCGGCAAGAAGGACCTCTGGTTCTGGTTCATCACCAACCGCATGGTCTCGCCGATCGTCCTCGCCCTGCCGTTCTTCCTGATCGTCCGCCACCTCGGGCTTCTCGACACCCACCTGGTGCTGATCCTGATCTACCTCACCTTCAACCTGCCCATCGTGATCTGGATCTGCACCGACCAATTCCGCGCCATCCCCTATGACCTCGACGAGGCCGCCATCCTCGAAGGCGCGTCCCACTGGCGCATCTTCCGCTCGATCTGCCTGCCGCTGGCGATGCCCGGCGTCGCCGTCAGCGCCATCTTCTCGTTTATCTTCTCGTGGAACGAGCTGATGTATGCCATTGTTCTCACGCGAAACACCGCCAAGACCGCGCCTGCCATGGCCGTCAGCTTCATGGAGGGCTACAACCTGCCCTACGGCAAGATCATGGCCACCTCGACGCTGATCGTGATCCCGGTGCTGATTTTCGCGCTGATCGCGTCGAAACAACTGGTTCGCGGGTTGACCATGGGCGCCGTGAAATAG
- a CDS encoding ABC transporter substrate-binding protein, whose protein sequence is MRTRPLASAGAIAAALAAGGHAADAWTLEEAAEPYAGTTVDVVFLLRPGYEAAEQMIPEFTERTGIEINITKLPYENALGEQVRDFVAGGDLDIALIDLVWIGNFAENEWIVPIEEFTSNPELADPDLDIDDFFPLVLNAFGGWNGTVYGLPFDNYSGLLFYNSCMLEEAGFDGPPETWQAVMDEYGPALTGDGQYAYALQSKRNETQSADSFARFLWPFGGSFLDENFRSNLMSEESQTGLKFRQDLMQFMPEGIVSYDHAETVNALAQGDVAFITEWSAFYATLTNPETSQIVDCLGIAPEPMGPAGRKPALGGFSLAVASQADADEQAAAWLFIQWITSKANAEEYLRKGGVPARQSVYEIDGIAEEYDFVPALVESWQDGVPEFRPRFAEWPEITEIVQEWGTKMMLGEVTTEEGAREIGTRMEDVLDQAGYYDGDKPLAQ, encoded by the coding sequence ATGAGAACGAGACCCCTGGCAAGCGCCGGTGCCATCGCGGCTGCGCTGGCGGCAGGCGGACACGCGGCCGATGCGTGGACGCTGGAGGAGGCCGCCGAGCCCTATGCGGGCACCACCGTCGATGTCGTGTTCCTGCTGCGCCCCGGCTACGAGGCGGCCGAGCAGATGATCCCGGAATTCACCGAGCGGACCGGCATCGAGATCAACATCACGAAACTCCCCTACGAGAACGCGCTGGGCGAACAGGTGCGCGATTTCGTGGCCGGCGGTGACCTCGACATCGCGCTGATCGACCTCGTCTGGATCGGCAATTTCGCCGAGAACGAGTGGATCGTGCCGATCGAGGAATTCACCTCGAATCCCGAACTGGCCGACCCCGATCTCGATATCGACGATTTCTTCCCGCTGGTGCTGAACGCCTTCGGCGGCTGGAACGGCACCGTCTACGGGCTGCCCTTCGACAACTATTCGGGCCTTCTCTTCTACAACAGCTGCATGCTGGAAGAGGCCGGCTTCGACGGCCCGCCCGAGACCTGGCAGGCGGTGATGGACGAGTACGGCCCGGCGCTGACCGGCGACGGCCAATATGCCTACGCGCTCCAGTCCAAGCGCAACGAGACCCAGTCGGCCGACAGCTTCGCCCGCTTCCTCTGGCCCTTCGGCGGATCGTTCCTCGACGAGAATTTCCGGTCGAACCTGATGAGCGAGGAAAGCCAGACCGGGCTGAAATTCCGCCAGGACCTGATGCAGTTCATGCCCGAGGGCATCGTCTCCTACGACCACGCCGAAACCGTGAACGCGCTGGCCCAGGGCGACGTCGCCTTCATCACCGAGTGGTCGGCCTTCTACGCCACCCTCACGAACCCCGAGACCAGCCAGATCGTCGATTGCCTCGGCATCGCGCCGGAACCGATGGGGCCGGCGGGCCGCAAGCCCGCGCTCGGCGGCTTCAGCCTCGCCGTGGCCAGCCAGGCCGACGCGGACGAACAGGCCGCCGCCTGGCTCTTCATCCAGTGGATCACGTCCAAGGCCAATGCCGAGGAATACCTGCGCAAGGGCGGCGTGCCCGCGCGCCAGTCGGTCTACGAGATCGACGGCATCGCCGAGGAGTACGACTTCGTGCCCGCGCTGGTGGAAAGCTGGCAGGACGGCGTGCCGGAATTCCGCCCGCGCTTCGCCGAGTGGCCCGAGATCACCGAGATCGTGCAGGAATGGGGCACCAAGATGATGCTGGGCGAGGTCACCACCGAGGAAGGCGCCCGGGAGATCGGCACCCGCATGGAGGATGTGCTCGATCAGGCCGGCTATTACGACGGCGACAAACCGCTGGCCCAGTAA
- a CDS encoding HAD-IIA family hydrolase gives MSDALCLDVETTFARYEALRNRLPAAGFDLVPQQAATLEDVAERFEGFVLDAFGVLNVGDTPIPGAVERMARLRAMGKRLCVLTNASSYTRAAAEAKYRRLGFDFGPDEVVSSRDIAVAHLDAVAPGAHWAAIAAEGDDFADIPAKVSDAMSNPVLFYRADAILFLSSARWTPAWQDRLVSALEALPRPVVVANPDLVAPREGGLTVEPGFWGHDLADRTGAVPHFFGKPYAAAFEAALDRLGPGRHAMVGDTLHTDILGGRAAGLGTVLVADHGLFAGHRVADFVARSGIRPDAIVATT, from the coding sequence GTGTCTGACGCGCTCTGCCTCGACGTCGAGACGACCTTCGCCCGCTACGAGGCGCTGCGCAACCGGCTGCCCGCTGCTGGGTTCGACCTGGTGCCGCAGCAGGCGGCCACGCTGGAGGACGTGGCGGAGCGCTTTGAGGGCTTCGTGCTGGACGCCTTCGGCGTGCTGAACGTGGGCGACACGCCGATCCCCGGCGCGGTGGAACGTATGGCGCGGCTGCGCGCCATGGGCAAGCGGCTCTGCGTGCTGACCAACGCGTCGAGCTACACCCGCGCCGCGGCCGAGGCCAAGTATCGCCGCCTGGGGTTCGACTTCGGCCCCGACGAAGTGGTTTCGAGCCGCGATATCGCCGTGGCGCATCTGGACGCCGTGGCCCCCGGCGCGCATTGGGCGGCGATCGCGGCCGAGGGCGACGATTTCGCCGACATCCCCGCGAAGGTGAGCGACGCCATGTCGAACCCGGTGCTGTTCTACCGGGCCGATGCGATCCTGTTCCTCTCCTCCGCCCGCTGGACGCCCGCCTGGCAAGACCGCCTGGTCTCGGCCCTCGAGGCGCTGCCCCGGCCGGTGGTGGTCGCCAACCCCGACCTCGTCGCCCCGCGCGAGGGCGGGCTGACCGTCGAGCCCGGCTTCTGGGGGCACGACCTGGCCGACCGGACCGGCGCGGTGCCGCATTTCTTCGGCAAACCCTACGCTGCGGCCTTCGAGGCGGCGCTGGACCGGCTGGGGCCGGGGCGGCACGCCATGGTGGGCGATACGCTGCATACCGACATCCTGGGCGGACGCGCGGCAGGGCTGGGCACGGTGCTGGTGGCCGATCACGGGCTCTTCGCGGGTCACCGGGTGGCGGACTTCGTCGCCCGTTCGGGCATCCGCCCCGATGCCATCGTGGCCACAACCTGA
- a CDS encoding sn-glycerol-1-phosphate dehydrogenase encodes MADGRPALDSLLADAVARSQAVAALEIGRGAVAATGRIWRETLGERPALILADDNTWGAAGAPVEAALTGAGIAHRRLILPGQPRVKPTREIGDDIAGRIAEAETLLALGSGVLNDLAKYAAFTRERPYLCVATAASMDGYTSGGAPLSDNGFKITIPCRPPVAVIGDLDVVAAAPAEMAGWGYGDLAGKVPAGADWILADALGIEPVDAVAWPMVQDRLRDWLADPQAIAGGDFDAIWGLFAGLALVGLAMEAHGSSRPASGADHQIAHLWEMENLTLAGERVSHGACVALGCVATLSLYDWLIARDLSTLDIDAALARAPEAEATRAAIARAFPDRGVAERAEAETAAKALDPAAHRARLERVQEVWPALRTRLSAQVIPAGEMAAMLRRAGAPAAPEEIGVTRAKLRATVAAARFLRRRYTVLDLLHETGLLSTALDDCFGKERR; translated from the coding sequence ATGGCAGACGGACGGCCCGCGCTCGACAGCCTTCTGGCCGATGCGGTCGCGCGCTCGCAGGCGGTCGCGGCGCTGGAGATCGGGCGCGGCGCGGTCGCCGCGACGGGGCGCATCTGGCGCGAGACTCTGGGCGAGCGGCCAGCGCTGATCCTGGCGGACGACAACACCTGGGGTGCGGCCGGGGCGCCGGTCGAGGCGGCGCTGACCGGGGCGGGCATCGCCCACCGGCGGCTGATCCTGCCCGGGCAGCCGCGGGTCAAGCCCACGCGCGAGATCGGCGACGATATCGCCGGGCGGATCGCGGAGGCGGAAACCCTGCTCGCGCTCGGTTCGGGCGTGCTGAACGACCTGGCGAAATACGCCGCCTTCACCCGCGAGCGACCCTATCTCTGCGTCGCGACCGCGGCTTCGATGGACGGCTATACCAGCGGCGGCGCGCCGCTCTCGGACAACGGCTTCAAGATCACCATCCCCTGCCGCCCGCCGGTCGCGGTGATCGGCGATCTCGACGTGGTCGCGGCGGCACCGGCCGAGATGGCGGGCTGGGGCTATGGCGACCTGGCGGGCAAGGTGCCGGCAGGGGCCGACTGGATCCTGGCCGATGCGCTGGGGATCGAGCCGGTGGACGCGGTGGCCTGGCCGATGGTGCAGGATCGGCTGCGCGACTGGCTGGCCGATCCGCAGGCCATCGCGGGCGGCGATTTCGACGCGATCTGGGGGCTGTTTGCGGGACTCGCGCTGGTGGGCCTTGCGATGGAGGCGCACGGGTCTTCGCGCCCCGCCTCGGGCGCCGACCACCAGATCGCCCATCTGTGGGAGATGGAGAACCTGACGCTGGCGGGAGAGCGGGTCAGCCACGGGGCCTGCGTGGCGCTGGGCTGCGTGGCGACGCTCAGTCTGTACGACTGGCTCATCGCGCGGGACCTGTCGACCCTCGATATCGACGCCGCTCTGGCACGGGCACCCGAGGCAGAGGCAACCCGCGCGGCGATCGCCCGCGCCTTTCCCGACCGGGGGGTGGCCGAGCGGGCCGAGGCCGAGACGGCCGCCAAGGCGCTCGATCCCGCGGCCCACCGCGCGCGGCTGGAGCGGGTGCAAGAGGTCTGGCCCGCGCTGCGCACGCGGCTTTCGGCGCAGGTGATCCCCGCCGGCGAAATGGCGGCGATGCTGCGCCGGGCGGGCGCGCCCGCGGCCCCGGAGGAGATCGGGGTCACGCGCGCGAAACTGCGCGCCACGGTCGCCGCGGCGCGGTTCCTGCGGCGGCGCTACACGGTTCTCGACCTGCTGCACGAGACCGGGCTATTGTCGACGGCGCTGGACGACTGCTTCGGGAAGGAGCGCCGATGA
- a CDS encoding sugar-binding transcriptional regulator has product MNEEERFLTRVAWAYHVEGMTQGEVAEKLGVTRLRVNRALAEARRTGLVRVSFNTAYAACAEVEAALIDRFDLTKAYVVPSASDPGDTQTIVGAALGNLLTEALADPAVRLFGMSWGNTLNLATRFMAPLNRPDLEIVSVMGGLTRGSDLNSFEITTRLADLCNARHSYFTAPLYAGSRSSRDTIMQLDVFVEILEKIRSADALAIAAGDISDRSLLMRDALPADVTQAELRALGAVGDILGVVIDADGHPLDHPVNERVIGVGLAGLARVPNVILASGGAHKVPVLRAVLRLGHIDSFVTDEATARAILEAP; this is encoded by the coding sequence GTGAACGAAGAGGAACGCTTCCTCACCCGCGTCGCCTGGGCCTATCACGTCGAGGGGATGACCCAGGGCGAGGTAGCCGAGAAACTGGGCGTCACCCGCCTGCGCGTGAACAGGGCCCTGGCCGAGGCCCGCCGCACCGGCCTTGTCCGCGTCTCGTTCAACACCGCCTATGCCGCCTGCGCCGAGGTCGAGGCCGCCCTGATAGACCGCTTCGACCTGACCAAGGCCTATGTGGTGCCGTCCGCCTCGGACCCCGGCGACACGCAAACCATCGTGGGCGCGGCGCTGGGCAACCTCTTGACCGAGGCGCTGGCCGACCCCGCGGTGCGGCTTTTCGGCATGTCCTGGGGCAACACGCTCAACCTCGCCACGCGCTTCATGGCGCCGCTGAACCGCCCCGACCTCGAAATCGTTTCCGTGATGGGCGGGCTGACCCGCGGCTCGGACCTCAACAGTTTCGAGATCACCACCCGGCTGGCGGACCTGTGCAACGCGCGCCACAGCTATTTCACCGCGCCGCTCTATGCCGGCAGCCGGTCCAGCCGAGACACGATCATGCAGCTCGACGTCTTCGTCGAGATCCTCGAAAAGATCCGCTCGGCCGACGCGCTGGCGATCGCCGCGGGCGACATCTCGGACCGCTCGCTTCTGATGCGCGACGCGCTGCCCGCGGATGTGACGCAGGCGGAATTGCGGGCGCTGGGCGCCGTGGGCGATATCCTCGGCGTGGTGATCGACGCCGACGGTCACCCGCTGGATCATCCCGTCAACGAGCGCGTGATCGGCGTGGGGCTGGCCGGCCTGGCCCGCGTCCCCAACGTCATCCTCGCCTCGGGCGGCGCCCACAAGGTACCGGTGCTGCGCGCCGTTCTGCGCCTTGGCCATATCGACAGTTTCGTGACCGACGAGGCCACCGCGCGAGCCATCCTGGAGGCGCCATGA
- a CDS encoding SIS domain-containing protein yields the protein MIDYAALAARAAGEIEAAARHVDPDGLAALIDEIAGARRIALYGVGREGLMMKALGMRLYHLGLDAHIVADMTTPPLGAGDLLLISAGPGDFSTVRALVGVAQGAGARTACVTAQPDGPVPALCDTVLTIPAQTMADDRAPAPASVLPMGSLYEGAQYVAFECLVLMLRDRLGVGTEAMRANHTNLE from the coding sequence ATGATCGACTACGCCGCCCTTGCGGCGCGCGCCGCCGGCGAGATCGAAGCCGCGGCCCGGCACGTCGATCCGGACGGGCTTGCCGCGCTGATCGACGAGATCGCGGGGGCGCGGCGCATAGCACTGTACGGCGTGGGGCGCGAAGGACTGATGATGAAGGCGCTGGGGATGCGGCTTTATCATCTCGGGCTCGACGCGCATATCGTCGCCGACATGACGACACCGCCGCTGGGCGCGGGCGATCTGCTCCTGATCAGCGCCGGACCGGGCGACTTTTCCACTGTCCGGGCGCTGGTCGGCGTGGCGCAGGGCGCGGGCGCCCGGACGGCCTGTGTGACGGCGCAGCCGGACGGGCCGGTGCCCGCGCTCTGCGACACGGTTCTGACGATCCCCGCCCAGACCATGGCCGACGACCGGGCCCCCGCGCCCGCCTCGGTGCTGCCGATGGGCTCGCTCTACGAGGGCGCACAATACGTGGCGTTCGAATGCCTCGTGCTGATGTTGCGCGACCGGCTGGGCGTGGGCACGGAGGCGATGCGGGCCAATCATACCAACCTGGAGTAG